The proteins below come from a single Chryseobacterium bernardetii genomic window:
- the tyrS gene encoding tyrosine--tRNA ligase, with protein sequence MNSFIEELKWRGLFADMMPGTEEQLNKEVTTAYIGFDPTADSLHIGSLIQIKILAHFQQHGHKPIALVGGATGMIGDPSGKSAERNLLDEETLLHYVDCLKNQLSRFLDFAGNEPNKAELVNNYDWMKNISFLDFAKNVGKNITVNYMMAKDSVKKRFSGESGADGMSFTEFTYQLIQGYDFLHLYQNNNVKLQMGGSDQWGNITTGTELIRRKAQGEAFALTVPLITKADGSKFGKSESGENYWLDKKKTSPYKFYQFWLNATDEDAERFIKFYTFLGKEEIETLIEEHKTAAHERKLQKKLAEEVTVWVHGREEYEKALKASEILFGRSTAEDLVSLDEETFLEVFDGVPQKEIAKADVLGISIVDLLSEKSGFLKSKSEAQREIKGNAISVNKQKVNDTFTANETDLIDGKFLLLQKGKKSYFIVKVI encoded by the coding sequence ATGAATTCCTTTATAGAAGAACTGAAATGGCGTGGTCTTTTTGCTGATATGATGCCCGGAACCGAAGAACAACTGAATAAAGAGGTAACAACTGCATATATTGGTTTTGATCCAACGGCCGATTCTTTACATATCGGAAGTCTTATTCAGATAAAAATTTTAGCCCACTTCCAGCAGCATGGCCACAAGCCAATTGCCTTGGTAGGAGGAGCTACGGGAATGATTGGTGATCCATCCGGAAAATCTGCAGAGAGAAACCTTTTGGACGAGGAAACGCTTTTACACTATGTAGACTGTCTGAAAAACCAGCTTTCAAGATTCCTTGATTTTGCAGGCAATGAGCCTAATAAAGCGGAATTAGTAAACAACTACGACTGGATGAAGAATATTTCTTTCCTTGATTTTGCTAAAAATGTGGGGAAGAACATCACAGTGAACTACATGATGGCCAAAGACTCCGTAAAGAAGAGATTTTCTGGAGAGTCTGGCGCAGATGGAATGAGTTTTACAGAGTTTACGTATCAACTGATTCAGGGATATGATTTCCTTCACCTATATCAAAATAACAATGTGAAGCTTCAGATGGGAGGTTCTGACCAGTGGGGAAATATTACCACGGGAACAGAATTAATCCGTAGAAAAGCTCAGGGTGAGGCATTTGCTCTAACCGTTCCTTTGATTACAAAAGCGGATGGTTCCAAATTCGGGAAGTCTGAAAGCGGAGAAAACTATTGGTTAGATAAAAAGAAAACTTCACCATACAAATTCTACCAGTTCTGGCTGAATGCTACCGATGAAGATGCTGAAAGATTTATTAAATTCTATACATTCCTTGGGAAAGAAGAAATTGAAACTTTAATTGAAGAGCACAAAACAGCAGCCCATGAAAGAAAACTTCAGAAAAAATTGGCTGAAGAAGTTACAGTTTGGGTACATGGAAGAGAAGAATATGAAAAGGCGCTTAAAGCTTCTGAAATTCTTTTCGGACGTTCTACTGCTGAAGACCTGGTAAGTCTTGATGAAGAAACTTTCCTTGAAGTTTTTGACGGTGTTCCACAAAAAGAAATAGCAAAAGCCGATGTATTGGGTATCAGCATTGTTGATCTTCTTTCTGAAAAATCAGGATTCCTGAAATCTAAGAGTGAAGCACAGAGAGAAATCAAAGGAAATGCAATCTCTGTTAACAAGCAAAAAGTAAATGATACTTTTACAGCAAATGAAACTGATCTTATTGATGGTAAGTTCTTATTACTTCAAAAAGGTAAAAAAAGCTATTTCATTGTAAAAGTTATTTAA
- a CDS encoding RNA polymerase sigma factor, which produces MKDEQLFLLIQKAKDKDQKAQTKLINVFWVDVFSFVMKKVKDENDADEITVNVFSKVLSKLDMFDPHFQFKTWILTIAQNTVIDFWRKKNRENEDAIENLDEVKNQYAKSPEELLISEEEQKKIIKTIESLDANYQDIIKLRFFEEKSIKEIAEELGISVANTKVRVMRAKKVLAELLKNNEFEDN; this is translated from the coding sequence ATGAAAGACGAACAGCTATTTCTGCTCATTCAAAAGGCCAAGGACAAAGACCAGAAGGCTCAGACTAAACTCATCAATGTTTTTTGGGTGGATGTATTTTCATTTGTCATGAAAAAGGTGAAAGATGAAAATGATGCCGATGAGATCACCGTGAATGTTTTTTCCAAAGTATTATCAAAATTGGATATGTTCGACCCGCATTTTCAGTTTAAAACCTGGATTCTAACCATTGCCCAGAATACTGTTATTGATTTTTGGAGAAAGAAAAACCGTGAAAATGAAGATGCCATTGAAAATCTTGATGAGGTAAAAAATCAATATGCAAAATCCCCTGAAGAGCTTTTAATTTCCGAAGAAGAGCAAAAGAAAATCATCAAAACCATTGAATCCCTGGATGCCAATTATCAGGATATCATCAAGCTAAGGTTTTTTGAGGAAAAAAGCATCAAGGAAATAGCCGAAGAATTGGGAATTTCTGTAGCCAATACAAAAGTTCGTGTAATGCGGGCTAAAAAAGTTCTTGCTGAGCTGCTTAAAAATAATGAGTTTGAAGATAACTAG